From a single Miscanthus floridulus cultivar M001 chromosome 8, ASM1932011v1, whole genome shotgun sequence genomic region:
- the LOC136471748 gene encoding trans-resveratrol di-O-methyltransferase-like — MEASSRLELEQAHAELWNLTFSYLKSMVLECAVQLNIPNVIHNFGGSASLPNILSAIPVPEHRRPYLPRLMRFLVVSGILSFDSPTLGEGMYQLTPLSRLLVDDTHINGCGSLGPFVLSQTTKYHVSSTTYLSEWFKGEDGVGPMAAEMPFKMAHGTGPWGALGRDPQFNKVFNAGLGSNSRLVLDFVVAQYGDVFDGISSLLDVGGGDGSTARAIAKAFSHVKCSVLDLPIVIADIQPGDGLVDYIAGDMFSSIPPTDAIVLKYVLHDWNDDDCVKILDQCKKAIRSCKPAGGKVIIIDTVVGSPLKEMFEAQVTSDLLMMVIAGGKERDKQEWHKIFMESGFKDYKIRPVLGYLSIIELYL; from the exons ATGGAGGCCTCCTCAAGATTGGAGCTTGAACAAGCGCATGCTGAGCTTTGGAACCTCACCTTTAGCTACCTTAAGTCCATGGTGCTTGAGTGTGCGGTACAACTCAACATCCCCAATGTTATTCACAACTTTGGTGGCAGTGCCTCTCTACCCAATATTCTCTCTGCCATCCCAGTTCCTGAACATAGGAGGCCCTATCTTCCACGCCTCATGAGGTTTCTTGTTGTATCAGGCATTCTTTCCTTTGATTCTCCCACCTTAGGGGAGGGTATGTACCAACTCACCCCATTGTCACGCCTTCTCGTGGATGACACCCACATCAATGGGTGTGGGAGCCTTGGGCCATTTGTGCTCTCCCAAACCACAAAGTACCATGTCTCATCAACCACATACTTATCTGAGTGGTTCAAGGGTGAGGACGGGGTGGGGCCTATGGCTGCAGAGATGCCATTCAAGATGGCTCATGGCACAGGCCCATGGGGTGCCCTGGGGCGTGACCCACAATTCAACAAAGTCTTTAATGCTGGGTTGGGATCTAATAGTCGGCTTGTGCTAGACTTTGTTGTGGCCCAATATGGTGATGTGTTTGATGGCATAAGCTCACTGCTCGATGTTGGAGGGGGGGACGGTAGCACAGCGAGGGCCATTGCAAAGGCTTTCTCACATGTCAAGTGCTCAGTGTTGGACCTCCCAATTGTTATTGCTGACATACAACCGGGTGATGGCTTGGTTGACTATATTGCAGGTGATATGTTTAGCTCAATCCCACCGACTGATGCTATTGTGCTTAAG TATGTGCTGCATGACTGGAATGATGATGACTGTGTCAAGATCCTAGATCAATGCAAAAAGGCTATACGTTCTTGCAAACCAGCTGGAGGAAAAGTGATAATCATAGATACAGTAGTTGGATCTCCTTTGAAAGAGATGTTCGAAGCGCAAGTCACATCCGATTTGTTGATGATGGTGATAGCCGGGGGTAAGGAGCGTGATAAGCAAGAGTGGCACAAGATATTCATGGAGTCAGGATTCAAGGACTACAAGATAAGGCCAGTTCTGGGATATCTGTCAATCATCGAGCTGTACCTGTAG